A stretch of the Hydrogenimonas thermophila genome encodes the following:
- a CDS encoding thiamine-phosphate pyrophosphorylase, which produces MTSNNIQPKLFRLIDANLNRLKEGIRVIEDINRYLYDNKTISSKLKELRHLAKIDNYLEILPHRDIQNDVLKASVETEMIRENITSLLLANYKRAQEASRVLEEAFKLLDPAKSENFKTIRYELYALEQENLSK; this is translated from the coding sequence ATGACGAGTAACAATATACAGCCGAAACTCTTTCGGCTGATTGATGCGAATCTCAACCGACTAAAGGAAGGGATTCGCGTTATTGAAGATATTAACAGGTACCTTTACGATAATAAAACTATCTCTTCAAAACTTAAAGAACTCAGACATCTTGCAAAAATAGACAATTATTTGGAGATTCTTCCACATAGAGATATTCAAAATGATGTACTAAAAGCAAGTGTAGAAACAGAGATGATACGTGAAAATATTACCTCTCTTCTTTTAGCTAACTATAAACGTGCTCAAGAAGCTTCTCGAGTCTTAGAAGAAGCATTCAAACTGCTAGATCCTGCTAAATCTGAAAATTTTAAAACAATCCGTTATGAACTTT